One Meleagris gallopavo isolate NT-WF06-2002-E0010 breed Aviagen turkey brand Nicholas breeding stock chromosome 11, Turkey_5.1, whole genome shotgun sequence genomic region harbors:
- the ILKAP gene encoding integrin-linked kinase-associated serine/threonine phosphatase 2C, giving the protein MVGTAVGFSSRCWSSSRREKLSLVKCSLQRNEYLRLFDDLPPAGSADTGKGSSLLFDDLPPASSSDAASSTPEQVSAGSHAKGEKRKSLEEEEKNGREELVEKKVCKGSVGIVGLKGYVAERKGEREDMQDAHVILNDITEECQPLPSQVTRVSYFAVFDGHGGVRASKFAAQNLHLNLIKKFPKGEVVSVEKTVKRCLLDTFKHTDEEFLKQASSQKPAWKDGSTATCVLAVDNILYIANLGDSRAILCRYNEESQKHAALSLSKEHNPTQYEERMRIQKAGGNVRDGRVLGVLEVSRSIGDGQYKRCGVISVPDIKRCQLTHNDRFILIACDGLFKVFTPEEAVNFIVSCLEDKNIQKREGKQEADARYEAACNRLANKAVQRGSADNVTVMVVRIEH; this is encoded by the exons ATGGTGGGGACGGCGGTGGGCTTCAGCAGCCGGTGCTGGTCCTCCAGCCGCCGCGAGAAGCTGTCCTTGGTGAAGTGCTCGCTGCAGAGGAACGAGTACTTG CGGCTCTTCGACGACCTCCCGCCGGCCGGCAGCGCCGACACAG GAAAAGGAAGCTCTTTGCTCTTCGATGATCTCCCACCGGCCAGCAGCAGTGATGCAG cCTCCAGCACTCCTGAGCAGGTCTCAGCAGGGAGCCATGCAAAAGGGGAGAAGAGGAAGTCcttggaggaggaagagaagaatggCAGGGAAGAACTTGTGGAAAAGAAAGTTTGTAAAG GGTCAGTGGGCATTGTTGGATTGAAGGGCTACGTGGCAGAGAGGAAAGGTGAAAGAGAAGACATGCAGGATGCACACGTCATCTTAAATGATATCACTGAGGAGTGCCAGCCTCTGCCCTCCCAAGT CACACGTGTCTCATACTTTGCTGTTTTTGATGGCCACGGGGGAGTACGAGCCTCAAAGTTTGCAGCACAGAATCTGCACCTCAACCTGATCAAGAAATTTCCAAAAG GTGAGGTGGTCAGTGTGGAGAAAACCGTGAAGAGATGCCTTTTGGACACCTTCAAACATACAGATGAAGAGTTTTTAAAGCAGGCATCCAGTCA AAAGCCTGCGTGGAAGGATGGCTCCACAGCTACGTGTGTCCTGGCTGTTGACAATATTCTCTACATCGCCAACCTTGGCGACAGCCGG GCTATTCTGTGTCGTTACAATGAAGAGAGCCAGAAGCATGCAGCCTTAAGCCTCAGCAAGGAGCACAACCCCACCCAATATGAGGAACGTATGCGGATACAGAAAGCGGGGGGAAATGTCAG GGATGGAAGAGTGCTGGGAGTGCTGGAGGTTTCCCGCTCCATTGGGGACGGCCAGTACAAGCGCTGTGGTGTGATCTCCGTGCCAGATATCAAACGCTGCCAGCTCACACACAATGACAG GTTCATCCTGATAGCATGTGACGGCCTCTTTAAAGTCTTTACTCCAGAAGAAGCTGTGAACTTCATTGTGTCCTGCCTGGAG GATAAGAACATCcagaagagagaagggaagcaaGAAGCAGATGCCAGATACGAAGCTGCCTGTAACAGACTGGCCAACAAGGCAGTGCAGCGAGGGTCGGCGGACAACGTGACGGTCATGGTGGTCCGGATAGAGCACTGA
- the THAP4 gene encoding THAP domain-containing protein 4 isoform X2, with protein sequence MASSGADAETPQLNPVMEPLSWMLGTWLSDPPGDGTFPTMKPFQYLEEVHISHVGQPMLNFSFNAFHPDTRKPMHRECGFIRLKPDTNKVAFISAQNTGLVEVEEGEVNGQELSIASHSIARISFAKKPHVEQITRKFRLNSDGKLEQTVSMATTTQPMTQHLHITYKKVTP encoded by the exons ATGGCCAGCAGTGGAGCAGATGCAG agaccccacagctGAACCCTGTGATGGAGCCCCTCTCCTGGATGCTGGGCACCTGGCTCTCAGACCCGCCAGGCGACGGCACCTTCCCCACCATGAAGCCATTCCAGTACCTGGAAGAAGTGCACATCTCTCACGTGGGACAGCCTATGCTCAACTTCTC ATTCAATGCCTTCCATCCGGACACCAGGAAACCAATGCACCGAGAATGTGGATTCATCCGCCTCAAACCTGACACTAATAAGGTGGCCTTCATCAGCGCCCAGAACACAG GTCTtgtggaggtggaggaaggGGAGGTGAATGGTCAAGAGCTGTCGATAGCTTCTCACTCCATAGCCAGGATCTCCTTTGCCAAGAAGCCCCATGTAGAGCAG ATTACCAGAAAATTCCGTCTCAATTCCGATGGGAAGCTAGAACAAACAGTCTCCATGGCGACCACTACTCAGCCCATGACACAGCACCTCCACATCACCTACAAGAAGGTGACACCCTGA
- the THAP4 gene encoding THAP domain-containing protein 4 isoform X1, producing MQLSPWHRGCKRRQKDQVHQPETDAKETPQLNPVMEPLSWMLGTWLSDPPGDGTFPTMKPFQYLEEVHISHVGQPMLNFSFNAFHPDTRKPMHRECGFIRLKPDTNKVAFISAQNTGLVEVEEGEVNGQELSIASHSIARISFAKKPHVEQITRKFRLNSDGKLEQTVSMATTTQPMTQHLHITYKKVTP from the exons ATGCAG CTCAGTCCCTGGCACAGGGGCTGCAAGAGACGACAAAAGGACCAAGTCCACCAGCCAGAGACTGATGCCAAGG agaccccacagctGAACCCTGTGATGGAGCCCCTCTCCTGGATGCTGGGCACCTGGCTCTCAGACCCGCCAGGCGACGGCACCTTCCCCACCATGAAGCCATTCCAGTACCTGGAAGAAGTGCACATCTCTCACGTGGGACAGCCTATGCTCAACTTCTC ATTCAATGCCTTCCATCCGGACACCAGGAAACCAATGCACCGAGAATGTGGATTCATCCGCCTCAAACCTGACACTAATAAGGTGGCCTTCATCAGCGCCCAGAACACAG GTCTtgtggaggtggaggaaggGGAGGTGAATGGTCAAGAGCTGTCGATAGCTTCTCACTCCATAGCCAGGATCTCCTTTGCCAAGAAGCCCCATGTAGAGCAG ATTACCAGAAAATTCCGTCTCAATTCCGATGGGAAGCTAGAACAAACAGTCTCCATGGCGACCACTACTCAGCCCATGACACAGCACCTCCACATCACCTACAAGAAGGTGACACCCTGA
- the THAP4 gene encoding THAP domain-containing protein 4 isoform X3, producing MEPLSWMLGTWLSDPPGDGTFPTMKPFQYLEEVHISHVGQPMLNFSFNAFHPDTRKPMHRECGFIRLKPDTNKVAFISAQNTGLVEVEEGEVNGQELSIASHSIARISFAKKPHVEQITRKFRLNSDGKLEQTVSMATTTQPMTQHLHITYKKVTP from the exons ATGGAGCCCCTCTCCTGGATGCTGGGCACCTGGCTCTCAGACCCGCCAGGCGACGGCACCTTCCCCACCATGAAGCCATTCCAGTACCTGGAAGAAGTGCACATCTCTCACGTGGGACAGCCTATGCTCAACTTCTC ATTCAATGCCTTCCATCCGGACACCAGGAAACCAATGCACCGAGAATGTGGATTCATCCGCCTCAAACCTGACACTAATAAGGTGGCCTTCATCAGCGCCCAGAACACAG GTCTtgtggaggtggaggaaggGGAGGTGAATGGTCAAGAGCTGTCGATAGCTTCTCACTCCATAGCCAGGATCTCCTTTGCCAAGAAGCCCCATGTAGAGCAG ATTACCAGAAAATTCCGTCTCAATTCCGATGGGAAGCTAGAACAAACAGTCTCCATGGCGACCACTACTCAGCCCATGACACAGCACCTCCACATCACCTACAAGAAGGTGACACCCTGA
- the ESPNL gene encoding espin-like protein, which yields MSPCPCPHKVPDTRVMQPNEPPLPELKLRRPVQRGRIPAPFMDPGMAAEPAAPWKDPHGTTTVDPLDVDALVPTHDERGRAIPEWKRQVMVRRLRARLADEVPVCDQVVPGCGWDRAGSRVSLHPDGFLPQEPGAWRFSPSHEAVLGPFGELLTEADLQQLERAVESLRLRRRGEAYQDELQRLAQELRALLPSPLLSITVHSPPPAPGQPLPLWCGRLAGVVGSLEALLAKLSICQ from the exons ATGTCCCCGTGCCCCTGTCCCCACAAGGTCCCAGACACGAGGGTGATGCAGCCCAACGAGCCACCACTGCCTGAGCTGAAGCTCCGCAGACCCGTACAGCGGGGCAGGATCCCGGCGCCCTTCATGGACCCG GGCATGGCAGCGGAGCCGGCAGCACCCTGGAAAGACCCCCACGGCACCACCACAGTGGACCCTCTGGACGTGGATGCCTTGGTGCCCACGCATGATGAGCGGGGCCGCGCCATCCCTGAGTGGAAGCGGCAGGTGATGGTGCGGCGGCTGCGGGCACGGCTGGCGGATGAGGTGCCCGTGTGTGATCAGGTAGTGCCGGGCTGTGGGTGGGACAGAGCTGGGTCCCGTGTGTCGCTGCATCCTGACGGCTTCCTGCCACAGGAGCCGGGCGCCTGGCGTTTCTCACCGTCCCACGAGGCCGTGCTGGGCCCATTTGGTGAGCTGCTGACCGAGGCCGACCTACAACAGCTGGAGCGGGCGGTGGAGAGCCTGCGGCTGCGGCGCCGAGGGGAAGCCTACCAGGACGAGCTGCAGCGCCTGGCGCAAGAGCTGCGCGCCTTGCTGCCCTCCCCGCTGCTCAGCATCACCGTCCACAGCCCTCCTCCCGCTCCGGGGCAGCCCTTGCCACTCTGGTGTGGCCGCCTGGCTGGTGTGGTGGGCAGCCTGGAAGCGCTGTTGGCCAAG CTATCCATTTGTCAATAA